Proteins encoded by one window of Nocardia goodfellowii:
- the rimP gene encoding ribosome maturation factor RimP — MPMPTEERVSQLVAGLVERRGLDLEGVEIATAGQQNEAGDPGQYRVKIVVDSDAAVDLDAVAALSNEISEALDAAGDFGETAYLLEVTTPGINRPLTADRHWRRAQGRKVRVKLRADATSPDPAGATKFEARVGRLDGERIALVLGGKAKPRLATVPLADIAEAVVQVEFNQPGAEELELAGGIAPGKPLPGSEPEDLSSESASEGIVE, encoded by the coding sequence ATGCCGATGCCGACCGAGGAAAGGGTGAGCCAGCTAGTAGCTGGGCTCGTCGAACGCCGAGGGCTCGACCTCGAGGGCGTTGAGATCGCCACTGCCGGACAGCAAAACGAGGCGGGCGATCCGGGTCAGTATCGGGTCAAGATCGTCGTCGACAGTGACGCGGCGGTCGATCTGGACGCCGTCGCCGCACTGAGCAACGAGATCTCCGAGGCACTCGACGCGGCGGGCGATTTCGGCGAGACGGCGTACCTGCTGGAAGTCACCACCCCGGGCATCAACCGTCCGCTCACCGCGGACCGGCACTGGCGGCGCGCGCAGGGCCGCAAGGTCCGGGTCAAGCTACGCGCGGACGCGACCTCACCGGACCCCGCCGGGGCAACCAAGTTCGAAGCCCGCGTCGGCCGGCTGGACGGCGAGCGGATCGCACTGGTGCTCGGAGGCAAAGCCAAACCGCGCCTGGCGACGGTGCCGCTGGCCGATATCGCCGAGGCCGTGGTCCAGGTCGAGTTCAACCAGCCCGGCGCCGAAGAATTGGAGCTCGCGGGCGGCATCGCACCCGGCAAGCCGCTGCCCGGTTCCGAACCCGAAGACCTCTCATCCGAATCAGCATCCGAAGGGATCGTGGAATGA
- a CDS encoding acyl-CoA dehydrogenase family protein has translation MTSTDPLLFNPATYDPAHFDPETRRLLKATIEWFESRGKAQLLADDAQATWVSDFLEFVKEEKLFATFLTPAAYADGDENRRWDAARNAALSEIFGFYGLAYWYAEQVTILGLGPIWQSDNEIAKRKAAADLADGQVMAFALSEQTHGADIYNTDLVLTPTEPGSADHEAGILFRANGEKYYIGNGNVASMVSVFSRRADLEGADGYVWFAADSRHENYHLIGNVVHQQMYVSTFRLENYPVRAEDILHTGPEAFSAALNTVNVGKFNLCHGGVGMVEHSFYEAITHANNRILYGNPVTAFPHVRNNFVDAYSRMVAMKLFSDRAIDYFRTASLEDRRYLLFNPMTKSKVTSEGEVVMTLLLDVLAAKGFEKNTYFNEVQRLISCLPRLEGTVHVNVGQILKFMPNYLFNPKDYPEVGTRQDAADDAFFWRQGPARGAGKVQFADWTPVYEKHSEVPNVARFYEQAQALRALLLHAAPDEAQQRDLDFMLTIGHLFSLVVYGQLILEQAALTDLDRDLLDQIFDFQIRDFNGYATTLYGKPSTTAAQREWAVGALRTPLADRDRFDRVWNQVASYDGAYEMRG, from the coding sequence ATGACGAGCACCGACCCGCTGTTGTTCAACCCGGCGACCTACGACCCGGCGCACTTCGATCCCGAGACCCGTCGCCTGTTGAAGGCGACCATCGAGTGGTTCGAGTCGCGGGGCAAGGCGCAGCTGCTCGCCGACGACGCGCAGGCCACCTGGGTTTCCGACTTCCTCGAGTTCGTCAAGGAAGAGAAGCTCTTCGCGACCTTCCTCACCCCGGCCGCCTACGCCGACGGTGACGAGAACCGGCGCTGGGACGCCGCCCGCAACGCCGCGCTCTCGGAGATCTTCGGGTTCTACGGCCTCGCGTACTGGTACGCCGAGCAGGTCACCATCCTCGGCCTGGGCCCGATCTGGCAGAGCGACAACGAGATCGCGAAGCGCAAGGCGGCCGCCGACCTGGCCGACGGTCAGGTGATGGCCTTCGCGCTGTCCGAGCAAACGCACGGCGCCGACATCTACAACACCGACCTGGTGCTCACTCCCACCGAGCCGGGCAGCGCCGACCACGAAGCCGGAATCCTGTTCCGCGCCAACGGCGAAAAGTACTACATCGGCAACGGCAACGTCGCCAGCATGGTCTCGGTGTTCTCCCGCCGCGCCGACCTCGAAGGCGCCGACGGCTACGTCTGGTTCGCCGCCGACAGCCGGCACGAGAACTACCACCTGATCGGCAACGTGGTGCACCAGCAGATGTACGTCTCCACCTTCCGGCTGGAGAACTACCCGGTGCGCGCCGAGGACATCCTGCACACCGGCCCGGAAGCCTTCTCCGCGGCGCTGAACACCGTCAACGTGGGCAAGTTCAACCTCTGCCACGGCGGCGTCGGCATGGTCGAACATTCCTTCTACGAAGCCATCACGCACGCCAACAACCGGATCCTCTACGGCAACCCGGTGACCGCGTTCCCACACGTGCGCAACAACTTCGTCGACGCCTACAGCCGCATGGTCGCGATGAAGCTGTTCAGCGACCGCGCCATCGACTACTTCCGCACCGCCAGCCTGGAAGACCGTCGCTACCTGCTGTTCAACCCGATGACCAAGTCGAAGGTGACCTCCGAGGGCGAGGTCGTGATGACCCTGCTGCTGGATGTGCTGGCCGCCAAGGGATTCGAGAAGAACACCTACTTCAACGAGGTGCAGCGCCTGATCAGCTGCCTGCCCCGGCTGGAGGGCACGGTGCACGTCAACGTGGGGCAGATCCTCAAGTTCATGCCGAACTACCTGTTCAACCCGAAGGACTACCCGGAGGTCGGCACCCGTCAGGACGCCGCCGACGACGCGTTCTTCTGGCGGCAGGGTCCCGCGCGCGGCGCCGGCAAGGTGCAGTTCGCGGACTGGACTCCGGTGTACGAGAAGCACTCCGAGGTTCCGAACGTGGCTCGCTTCTACGAGCAGGCCCAAGCGCTGCGCGCCCTGCTGCTGCACGCCGCGCCGGACGAGGCCCAGCAGCGGGATCTGGACTTCATGCTGACCATCGGACACCTGTTCTCGCTGGTGGTCTACGGTCAGCTGATCCTGGAGCAGGCCGCGCTCACCGACCTGGACCGTGACCTGCTGGATCAGATCTTCGACTTCCAGATCCGCGACTTCAACGGCTACGCCACCACGCTCTACGGCAAGCCCTCCACCACCGCGGCCCAGCGCGAATGGGCCGTCGGCGCACTGCGCACCCCGCTGGCCGATCGGGACCGCTTCGACCGCGTCTGGAACCAGGTGGCTTCCTACGACGGCGCCTACGAGATGCGGGGGTAG
- a CDS encoding YlxR family protein, with protein sequence MTGSAVEWSQVQREPSVPLHERTNEKTLRVAPVRTCIGCRKRELAVDLLRIVAQDRESDDGSRIVAIVPDPRRRLPGRGAWLHPLSSCLSTAERRRAFGRALRVSGHLDISALEHYLENRHEHS encoded by the coding sequence ATGACCGGGTCGGCGGTAGAGTGGTCTCAGGTTCAGCGCGAGCCTTCGGTTCCTTTGCACGAACGCACCAATGAGAAGACCCTTCGGGTGGCTCCGGTGCGCACATGTATCGGGTGCCGGAAGCGCGAGTTGGCCGTCGATCTGTTGCGGATCGTGGCGCAAGATCGGGAATCGGATGACGGATCCCGTATCGTCGCGATCGTTCCCGATCCGCGGCGCAGACTTCCCGGGAGGGGTGCCTGGTTGCACCCCCTTTCGTCTTGTCTGAGCACGGCAGAGCGACGCCGAGCATTCGGCAGAGCACTACGAGTGTCCGGACATCTGGATATCTCAGCCCTGGAGCATTACCTCGAGAACAGGCACGAGCACTCATGA
- a CDS encoding proline--tRNA ligase, whose amino-acid sequence MITRLSQLFLRTLRDDPADAEVPSHKLLVRAGYVRRVAPGVYSWLPLGLRVLREVERVVREEMNAMGAQEISLPALLPRDPYETTNRWTEYGDALFRLQDRKGADYLLGPTHEELFALTVKSEYNSYKDLPVSLYQIQTKYRDEERPRAGILRGREFIMKDSYSFDLDEAGLKASYNAHREAYQRIFDRLGVKYVIVAATSGAMGGSASEEFLADSPVGEDTYVVCRESGYAANVEAVITPAPAAQPVDGLPDAVVHDTPNTPTIATLVDWANEAGIYGRPVTAADTLKNVMVKLRHPDGKAEIVGIGIPGDREVDDKRLGASVEPAEVELLTDEDFKANPFLVKGYIGPKALQDNGVRYLVDPRVATGTSWITGADTQGKHVVGLVAGRDFTPDGTIEAAEVRDGDPSPDGRGTLVAARGIEIGHIFQLGYKYTDAFEVDVLGENGKPVRLIMGSYGVGVSRMVAVIAEQQHDEKGLRWPAEIAPFDIHVVIANKDDAARAGAEQVAAGLDSHGLEVLFDDRTASPGVKFKDAELLGMPWVLVIGRGWAEGKVELRNRFTGEAEELPADSAVDAVLAKLRG is encoded by the coding sequence GTGATCACCCGCCTCTCCCAACTGTTCCTGCGTACCCTGCGCGACGATCCCGCCGACGCCGAGGTGCCCAGCCACAAACTGCTCGTCCGCGCCGGATACGTGCGCCGCGTCGCCCCGGGTGTGTACTCGTGGCTGCCGCTGGGCTTGCGCGTGCTGCGGGAAGTGGAGCGTGTGGTCCGCGAAGAAATGAACGCCATGGGCGCGCAGGAGATCTCGCTGCCCGCACTGCTGCCGCGCGACCCGTACGAGACCACCAACCGGTGGACCGAATACGGCGACGCCCTGTTCCGGCTGCAAGACCGCAAGGGCGCGGACTACCTGCTCGGTCCCACCCACGAGGAACTGTTCGCGCTCACCGTGAAGAGCGAATACAACTCGTACAAGGATCTGCCCGTCTCGCTCTACCAGATCCAGACCAAATACCGCGACGAGGAACGCCCCCGCGCGGGCATCCTGCGTGGCCGCGAGTTCATCATGAAGGACTCCTACTCCTTCGACCTCGACGAAGCGGGCCTGAAGGCCTCCTACAACGCGCACCGCGAGGCCTACCAGCGCATCTTCGACCGCCTCGGGGTCAAGTACGTCATCGTGGCCGCGACCTCCGGCGCCATGGGCGGCAGCGCGTCCGAGGAGTTCCTGGCCGACAGCCCCGTCGGCGAGGACACCTATGTGGTGTGCCGCGAATCCGGTTACGCCGCGAACGTCGAGGCCGTGATCACCCCCGCGCCCGCGGCTCAGCCGGTCGACGGGCTGCCCGACGCGGTGGTGCACGACACCCCGAACACGCCCACCATCGCGACCCTGGTCGACTGGGCCAACGAAGCGGGCATCTACGGTCGTCCCGTCACCGCCGCCGACACCTTGAAGAACGTCATGGTGAAGCTGCGCCACCCGGACGGCAAGGCCGAGATCGTCGGCATCGGCATCCCCGGCGACCGTGAGGTCGACGACAAGCGGCTCGGCGCGTCCGTCGAACCGGCCGAGGTCGAACTGCTCACCGACGAGGACTTCAAGGCCAACCCGTTCCTGGTCAAGGGCTACATCGGCCCGAAGGCGCTGCAGGACAACGGCGTTCGCTACCTGGTCGATCCGCGCGTGGCCACCGGCACCAGCTGGATCACCGGCGCCGATACGCAGGGCAAGCACGTGGTCGGCCTGGTCGCGGGCCGGGACTTCACCCCCGACGGCACCATCGAGGCCGCCGAGGTCCGCGACGGCGATCCGTCGCCCGACGGCCGCGGCACCCTGGTCGCCGCCCGCGGCATCGAGATCGGCCACATCTTCCAGCTCGGCTACAAGTACACCGACGCCTTCGAGGTCGACGTGCTCGGCGAGAACGGCAAGCCGGTCCGGCTGATCATGGGTTCCTACGGTGTCGGCGTCTCCCGCATGGTCGCCGTGATCGCCGAACAGCAGCACGACGAGAAGGGCCTGCGCTGGCCCGCGGAGATCGCCCCGTTCGACATCCACGTCGTCATCGCGAACAAGGACGACGCCGCCCGCGCCGGCGCGGAACAGGTTGCCGCGGGCCTGGATTCCCACGGCCTCGAAGTTCTCTTCGACGACCGCACCGCCTCGCCGGGCGTCAAGTTCAAAGACGCCGAACTCCTCGGCATGCCGTGGGTGCTCGTCATCGGCCGCGGCTGGGCCGAAGGCAAGGTCGAGTTGCGCAACCGCTTCACCGGCGAAGCCGAAGAACTCCCGGCGGATTCCGCCGTCGACGCGGTTCTCGCCAAACTCCGCGGCTAG
- a CDS encoding ferritin-like domain-containing protein — translation MTTGQQQALLDALDAEYAAVYAYGVIAAYANTDRSRLVAEYVAAHRARRDSTIDALKVAGVAVPAPDAAYTTPFPVDDPIPAAKLAVTVENDCAVAWRAVVERADAADVRRIGIDALTESAVRQATWQAILGTQPPTIAFPGKS, via the coding sequence ATGACGACCGGCCAGCAGCAGGCGCTGCTCGACGCGCTCGACGCCGAGTACGCCGCGGTGTACGCCTACGGCGTGATCGCGGCCTACGCCAATACCGATCGGTCCCGGCTGGTCGCGGAATACGTTGCCGCGCACCGGGCTCGGCGGGACTCGACGATCGACGCCCTGAAGGTCGCCGGTGTGGCCGTGCCCGCCCCGGACGCCGCGTACACCACCCCGTTCCCGGTGGACGATCCGATTCCGGCGGCGAAGCTCGCGGTCACCGTGGAAAACGACTGCGCCGTCGCGTGGCGGGCCGTGGTCGAGCGCGCCGACGCCGCGGACGTGCGCCGCATCGGGATCGACGCGCTCACCGAATCGGCTGTGCGCCAAGCCACTTGGCAGGCGATCCTGGGCACCCAACCGCCGACGATCGCGTTCCCGGGCAAGTCCTGA
- a CDS encoding maleylpyruvate isomerase family mycothiol-dependent enzyme, with protein sequence MAPDEYLALLRAELDAFGTCVSGELDAPVEHCGDWTLYDLINHVGVGNLWVVAAVREQRRDYQAPDGPKDPAAVKDWYAETADALVSALDADPDTPAWTFAPPHTVGFWRRRRWLETLVHRFDAEHALGIDSRIEPAHAADGIAEVIEVFVPRMVKRGLAAAPSHAVRLSAIDTGGSWVLGPGDPVATVSGPAATLFLALWNRVPATRLFWSGDVATARDVLKGPLVP encoded by the coding sequence ATGGCACCTGACGAGTATCTGGCGTTGTTGCGGGCCGAATTGGACGCGTTCGGCACCTGCGTCAGCGGGGAGTTGGACGCACCGGTCGAGCATTGCGGCGACTGGACGCTGTATGACCTGATCAATCACGTGGGTGTGGGGAATCTGTGGGTGGTGGCCGCGGTGCGGGAGCAGCGGCGTGACTACCAGGCCCCCGACGGACCCAAGGACCCTGCCGCGGTGAAGGATTGGTACGCCGAGACGGCGGACGCGCTGGTTTCCGCCCTCGACGCCGACCCGGATACGCCCGCCTGGACCTTCGCTCCGCCGCACACCGTCGGCTTCTGGCGGCGTCGTCGCTGGCTGGAGACCCTGGTGCACCGTTTCGACGCCGAGCACGCCCTCGGCATCGACAGCCGGATCGAGCCGGCGCACGCCGCGGACGGGATCGCCGAGGTCATCGAGGTGTTCGTGCCCCGCATGGTGAAGCGCGGGCTGGCCGCGGCGCCCAGCCACGCGGTCCGGCTTTCCGCGATCGACACCGGCGGCTCCTGGGTGCTCGGCCCCGGCGATCCGGTCGCCACCGTCAGCGGCCCGGCGGCCACGCTGTTCCTGGCGCTGTGGAATCGAGTTCCGGCGACGCGGCTGTTCTGGTCCGGTGACGTCGCCACCGCCCGCGACGTGCTGAAGGGTCCGCTGGTTCCGTAG
- the nusA gene encoding transcription termination factor NusA → MNIEIEALRAIVADKGISIETVISAIESALLTAYRHTEGHQPNARIDINQKTGNVRVMARELDADGNVISEWDDTPEGFGRIAATTARQVVLQRLRDAENEKSFGEFSTHEGDIVGGVVQRDARANARGTVVVRIGSELHGTEALIPSAEQVPGETYEHGDRIKAYVYGVSRGPRGPQITLSRTHPNLVRRLFALEVPEIADGSVEIVAVAREAGHRSKIAVRSTVPGVNAKGACIGPMGQRVRNVMSELAGEKIDIIDWAEDPATFVGNALSPSKVVSVTIVDPEARAARVVVPDFQLSLAIGKEGQNARLAARLTGWRIDIRSDAAPDMGEGVRSEAQRG, encoded by the coding sequence ATGAACATCGAAATCGAAGCCCTGCGCGCGATAGTCGCCGACAAGGGGATCTCGATCGAGACGGTGATCTCCGCGATCGAGTCCGCGCTGCTCACCGCCTACCGGCACACCGAGGGGCATCAGCCCAACGCGCGCATCGACATCAACCAGAAGACCGGCAACGTCCGCGTGATGGCGCGCGAGCTCGACGCCGACGGCAACGTCATCTCCGAATGGGACGACACCCCTGAGGGTTTCGGCCGGATCGCGGCCACCACCGCGCGCCAGGTCGTGCTGCAGCGGCTGCGCGACGCGGAGAACGAGAAGTCCTTCGGCGAGTTCTCCACGCACGAGGGCGACATCGTCGGCGGCGTGGTGCAGCGGGACGCGCGTGCCAACGCCCGCGGCACCGTGGTGGTCCGCATCGGCAGCGAACTGCACGGCACCGAGGCGCTGATCCCGTCGGCCGAGCAGGTGCCGGGGGAGACCTACGAACACGGCGATCGCATCAAGGCCTATGTCTACGGCGTCTCGCGGGGTCCGCGCGGTCCGCAGATCACGCTGTCCCGGACACACCCGAATTTGGTTCGCCGCCTGTTTGCCCTCGAGGTACCCGAGATCGCCGACGGTTCGGTCGAGATCGTCGCGGTGGCGCGCGAGGCGGGGCACCGCTCCAAGATCGCCGTGCGCTCCACCGTGCCCGGCGTCAACGCCAAGGGCGCGTGCATCGGTCCGATGGGCCAGCGCGTGCGCAACGTGATGAGCGAACTGGCCGGGGAGAAGATCGACATCATCGACTGGGCCGAAGATCCGGCGACCTTCGTCGGTAATGCGCTGTCCCCGTCGAAGGTGGTATCGGTCACCATCGTCGACCCGGAGGCGCGCGCCGCCCGTGTCGTGGTGCCCGACTTCCAGCTGTCGCTGGCGATCGGCAAGGAAGGCCAGAACGCCCGCCTCGCGGCGCGTTTGACCGGGTGGCGCATCGATATCCGCAGCGACGCCGCCCCCGACATGGGCGAAGGCGTGCGGTCGGAGGCGCAGCGCGGTTGA